The region GGTGGCCCAGCTGGCCCGGCAGTGGAACCGCATCGTCGGGCCGGCGCTGGCCGGGAAGAGCGCCCTCACGGCCCTGGAGGAGGGCAAGGCGCTGGTCACCGCCGCCAGCCCCGCTGTGGCCCAGGAGCTGAACATGCGGGGGGCCTCCATCGTCCGGACCCTCTCCAGGTATGGCCTGGAGGTCACCGGGGTGCAGGTCCGGGTGGGCGAGGTCCGCCGGCGTGCCCCCAAAGGGCGCACACAGCCGGCGCAGCGGAGCGCCAGGGTGGACACCGAAGAGGTGCGACGCTGCAGAGAACAGGTGGAAGAACGCATCCACCGCGACGACGTGGCCGATTCCTTCGCCCGGATGATGGCCACCTTCAAGAAACGCTTTCGATAGACCACACCGGCAGATACCACCCGAAGGAGGAGAGCGACATGCGTATCGGACTCATCGGATTCGGCAACGTGGGGCAGGGGCTGCTCCGGATCTTCCGGAGGAAACAGCGGAAGCTGGAGCAGCGGTACGGCTTTGCGCCCCGGGTGACCTTCATCGCCGACCCCATCATGGGCACCGTCCACGATCCCGAAGGACTCGATCTGGGTGAGATCCTGGATCGTCTGGACGGCGAGGGGCATATCAAAAGCCACAGACAGGCGGTCAAGCGGGAGAGCCTGGATCTGATTGCAAGCGGCGACGCCGACCTCATTGTGGAGGCCACCGTCACCAACCTCGAGACAGGCAGACCCGGACTGACCCATATCCGCGCCGCGCTGGAACGCGGCGTCCACGTGGTCTCCACCAACAAGGGGCCCGTGGCCGTTGCGCTGCCGGAGCTGCTGGAGACGGCCCGGAACAACCGTGCGGCCTACCGCTTCGAGGGCGTGGTCATGAGCGGCACACCGGCGATCAACCTGGCCGAGGATGCCCTGGCCGGCTGCGACATCCACCGTATTCAGGGGATCGTCAACGGCACGACCAACTACATCCTCACCAGGATGGAGGAGGGGATGGGTTTCGACCAGGCCCTCAAGAAGGCCCAGGAGCTGGGCTACGCCGAGGCCGATCCCACCGGCGACGTGGAAGGCTGGGACGCCGCCGTCAAGGTGGCCATCATGTCCACCGTCCTGATGGAATCGCCCTGTACGGTCCGCCAGGTGAAGATGGAGGGCATCGAGCACGTCACCCTCGAACGGGTCAACGAGGCCCGGGAGCGGGGGAACCGCCTCAAGCTCATCGCCGAGCTGGTCCGTCTGGACGGCGAGGTGAGCGCCCAGGTGTCGCCCAGGGAGCTCCCCGTGAGTCATCCTCTCGCGGCGGTCAAGGACGCCGTCAACGCCCTGACCTTCAGTACCGACCACCTCGGCGACGTGACCATCATGGGCCCCGGCGCCGGCAGGGTGGAGACCGGCCAGGCCCTCCTGACGGACATCCTGGCCGTTCATCGGTCCTGGGGGAATCCCGGGGCATAATTTCTGAAACCGTTACATATTGTCGGACCCGCCGTGGGTTTGACAAACCGTCCAGGTTATGAGAAGAATAAGCATGTAGCAGATTCCCAATCGAAGGGGGTACGATCTATGGCATTCGCAGATGTATTCAAAAGCGGAGACTGGAAAGGCGAAAAGCACGTACCGGTCATCGAGGCGCCGGAAACGGTCAAGGCAGGCGAGCCGG is a window of Synergistales bacterium DNA encoding:
- a CDS encoding homoserine dehydrogenase → MRIGLIGFGNVGQGLLRIFRRKQRKLEQRYGFAPRVTFIADPIMGTVHDPEGLDLGEILDRLDGEGHIKSHRQAVKRESLDLIASGDADLIVEATVTNLETGRPGLTHIRAALERGVHVVSTNKGPVAVALPELLETARNNRAAYRFEGVVMSGTPAINLAEDALAGCDIHRIQGIVNGTTNYILTRMEEGMGFDQALKKAQELGYAEADPTGDVEGWDAAVKVAIMSTVLMESPCTVRQVKMEGIEHVTLERVNEARERGNRLKLIAELVRLDGEVSAQVSPRELPVSHPLAAVKDAVNALTFSTDHLGDVTIMGPGAGRVETGQALLTDILAVHRSWGNPGA
- a CDS encoding DUF721 domain-containing protein, with amino-acid sequence MSRRRREDDLKSVQELLWASLPPQGRRQLLVAQLARQWNRIVGPALAGKSALTALEEGKALVTAASPAVAQELNMRGASIVRTLSRYGLEVTGVQVRVGEVRRRAPKGRTQPAQRSARVDTEEVRRCREQVEERIHRDDVADSFARMMATFKKRFR